From the Candidatus Auribacterota bacterium genome, one window contains:
- a CDS encoding 2-amino-3,7-dideoxy-D-threo-hept-6-ulosonate synthase, with protein sequence MIGKAIRLERIINRKSRRTVIVPMDHGMTMGPIPGITDIKATIDKVVDGGANAIILHKGMVEAGHRGGGKDVGLIIHLSASTSLSPYPNTKVLVCTVEEALFLGADAVSIHLNLGDVMDTAMIRDAGEVSKACRRWGMPLVAMMYTRGEKIKNQFDVKYVKHAARVGAELGADIVKVNYTGSPETFREVVEGCPVPVVIAGGEKVETDRDVLQMVDGALKAGAAGVSIGRNAFQHTDPIRVVQAICRMTHDRWDMQRALEFLKK encoded by the coding sequence ATGATTGGCAAGGCGATTCGGTTGGAGCGGATAATCAACAGGAAGAGCAGGCGGACAGTCATCGTTCCGATGGATCATGGGATGACCATGGGACCGATCCCCGGCATCACGGACATCAAGGCCACCATAGACAAAGTGGTCGACGGCGGAGCCAATGCCATTATCCTGCACAAGGGGATGGTGGAGGCGGGGCACAGGGGCGGCGGGAAGGATGTGGGCTTGATCATTCACCTGTCGGCATCCACATCCCTGAGCCCGTATCCGAACACAAAGGTGCTGGTGTGCACCGTCGAGGAGGCGCTGTTCCTGGGGGCGGACGCGGTGAGCATCCACCTCAATCTCGGCGACGTTATGGATACCGCCATGATACGCGATGCCGGTGAAGTTTCGAAGGCATGCCGTCGGTGGGGCATGCCGCTTGTCGCCATGATGTATACGCGGGGCGAAAAAATCAAGAACCAGTTCGATGTGAAATACGTGAAGCACGCCGCACGGGTCGGGGCAGAACTCGGGGCCGATATCGTGAAGGTGAATTACACCGGTAGCCCAGAAACGTTCAGGGAGGTTGTTGAGGGATGTCCTGTCCCGGTGGTGATCGCCGGGGGAGAGAAGGTTGAGACTGACAGGGACGTGCTCCAGATGGTGGATGGCGCGCTCAAGGCAGGAGCGGCAGGCGTCTCCATAGGGAGGAACGCATTCCAGCACACGGACCCGATCAGGGTGGTCCAGGCCATTTGCAGGATGACGCACGACAGGTGGGATATGCAGCGTGCGCTGGAATTTCTAAAGAAATAA